One segment of Candidatus Nanoarchaeia archaeon DNA contains the following:
- a CDS encoding MoxR family ATPase, with translation MGNQGQDIRQYAAQLESIRKELSRIIVGQERIITGLLRALLANGHVLVEGVPGTAKTLVIRALAAVTGCKFSRIQFTVDLLPTDITGITIYEERKGFSIVKGPIFAEFVLADEINRAPAKTQSALLEAMQEKQVTIGKETFRLQDPFFVMATQNPIESTGTYQLPEAQMDRFLFKILIDYPSLDEEKTVIDTNINIHKFEEYQLKNIVGPNDIVKMQQVVKDIYLGEDIKKYIVSIVDASRHPQKYNVALGKYIEWGASPRASINLSIAAKAEALLHGSDYVDPQFVKNVALDILRHRILLNYEGIAEGIRTDDVVKEILVRVPIP, from the coding sequence ATGGGCAATCAGGGGCAAGACATCAGGCAGTACGCAGCACAGCTTGAAAGTATACGCAAGGAGCTGTCAAGGATCATTGTTGGCCAGGAAAGAATCATAACAGGCCTGCTGAGGGCGCTTCTCGCAAACGGGCATGTGCTGGTGGAGGGGGTTCCGGGAACTGCAAAAACGCTTGTGATCCGGGCATTGGCGGCAGTGACAGGCTGCAAGTTCTCGCGAATCCAGTTTACTGTTGACCTGCTCCCTACAGACATCACTGGAATCACGATCTATGAAGAGCGCAAGGGATTCAGCATCGTAAAAGGCCCGATCTTCGCTGAATTCGTTTTGGCAGATGAGATCAACCGCGCTCCTGCAAAGACGCAGTCTGCCTTGCTGGAAGCTATGCAGGAAAAGCAGGTCACAATCGGAAAAGAAACCTTTCGGCTTCAGGATCCCTTCTTTGTCATGGCAACGCAAAACCCCATCGAGTCCACAGGAACCTACCAGCTTCCTGAAGCGCAGATGGACAGGTTCCTGTTCAAAATCCTGATCGATTACCCCTCACTGGATGAGGAGAAGACAGTGATCGACACGAATATCAATATCCACAAGTTCGAAGAGTACCAGCTGAAGAATATTGTAGGGCCAAATGACATTGTGAAGATGCAGCAGGTAGTGAAGGATATATATCTGGGAGAGGATATTAAGAAGTACATAGTCAGCATCGTTGATGCCAGCCGCCACCCCCAAAAGTACAATGTGGCCTTGGGGAAGTATATTGAGTGGGGGGCGTCTCCCCGCGCATCAATCAACCTCAGCATTGCTGCAAAGGCTGAGGCATTGCTCCACGGAAGCGACTATGTAGACCCGCAGTTTGTAAAGAATGTTGCCCTGGACATTCTCAGGCACAGGATCCTTCTGAACTATGAGGGGATAGCTGAAGGAATCAGGACTGATGATGTAGTGAAAGAGATTCTGGTCAGGGTGCCAATACCCTAA